In Mycobacteriales bacterium, the genomic window CGGCCGTGGGAGAGCAGGAACAGCGTCAGCACGCTGGTCGTGAGGAACGCCACGCCGCGCGTCGCGGCCGCCCGGAACGCCTCGGCGGCGGTGCCGCCGCGCAGCCGGTTCGGCAGGTCGTCGACGAACTCCGTCGTCCGCTCCTTCACCCGCATCGTCCGCGCGGTGTCGCCGAAGCGCTCGCTCGCCTCCAGCCGTTCCGCGGCGGCGGGGGTCGCCTCGCGCAGCCGCTTCATGCCGGCCTGCACGTCGTCGACGACGCGGTACGTCACGAAGCCGGTGATCAGCAGCGCCCCGAACGCCACCAGCAGCACCGCCCGCCCGCGCGGCATGCCGCGCTGCGCGAGCCGGCGCACCGGCCCGTCGAGCAGCCCGGCGACGGTCGCGGCGACCAGCATCCAGCCGATGACCCGCCCGGCCGCGGACACCATGCGCAGCAGCACGAGCGTGAGGCCGACGAGCGCGACGAACGCCGCCACGGAACGGTTGCTGACACGCAGCCGCTCGGGCCGTTCCGCCGCCGCCATGCGGCTACCGTAGCGGCATGCCGAGCCGGGGCCGAGCACCT contains:
- a CDS encoding AI-2E family transporter, which encodes MAAAERPERLRVSNRSVAAFVALVGLTLVLLRMVSAAGRVIGWMLVAATVAGLLDGPVRRLAQRGMPRGRAVLLVAFGALLITGFVTYRVVDDVQAGMKRLREATPAAAERLEASERFGDTARTMRVKERTTEFVDDLPNRLRGGTAAEAFRAAATRGVAFLTTSVLTLFLLSHGRKIASAGVRQLGDERRRKRVARVGAVAYERAFGYARGSLLIGLLAAAVAYAAATVAGVPGAAPLALWVGLWDLVPVVGAVVGAAPIVLLALGASPGRAVVLTLVFLAYQVFEDLVLQPRLENATMRLGPFLTVAAGFAGLELRGLPGALIAVLAVATAVAALDELAPRAGAADAQ